The genomic region CGTGGAAAAACCAAACATTGCTTTTGCGCTTTCCCTATCGATAAGTGGATCATACACCTTGACTTTAAAGCCGTTTTTTTTGAGCTTTTTACGCAAGGTTGGGATTTTTGAGTTTCGCATATCGGGGCAATTTTCCTTAAATGATAATCCCAAGATAAGCACGCGCGCATTTTTTGGAAAATCTAGCTCTTTGCTTAAATGCGTGATTTTTTGCGCCAAAAATTTTGACATAGCGTTATTGACATTCCGCGCGGAATCAAGAATCTTAGATTTATAAGAAAAACGTTTTAGGATAAACGCCAAATAATACGGATCAACGCTTATGCAATGCCCGCCCACAAGACCGGGATTAAAGGGTAGAAAATTCCACTTTGTTTTTGCCGCATTCAATACCTCACTAGCACTTAAGCCCAACCTATCACACATTATCGCCACTTCATTGATAAAGGCGATATTTAAATCTCTCTGGGCGTTTTCAATCAATTTCGCCATTTCCGCCACTTCAATACTAGGCGCAAGATAAGTATCCGTAACACTTTCATACAGGTTTTTTAAGCGCTTTTGCACAGCTTTGGTGTTGGTGGCGATAAGCTTTGTGGTGTTTTCTAGTGTGTGTTTAGAATCTGCTGGATTTATGCGCTCTGGGGAATAAGCGATGAAAAAATCCCTGCCCTCTTTAAGTGTAGTATTTTCACGTAGAATCTGCGCGCACTCCCCACTTGTGCAAAATGGATAGGTTGTAGATTCAAACACGACAAGATCATTTTTTTTTAGCACCTTTCCCACAAGTTCGCTTGCGTGAAATAAAAATGAAAGATTTGGACTCTTATCTTTATGAATTGGTGTAGGCACGGCGATGATAAAGACTTCGGCTTTTTTTAACTCTTGTGGATTGTGGGTAAAATGCAGATTTTTATCTTGCAGAAAGCTCGTATTTGTATTGCGTTCAAACCCACTTTGAAGCTCTTTTATACGCTTTTTGTCAATGTCAAAGGCGATGACAAAATGACTTTTCGCAAATGCGCGTGCGAGCGGATAACCCACATAGCCAAGCCCCAAAACCGCGATATTAGCCAAGCTCGACCACCACGCCATTTCTTAGCTCATAGATACTTTTATCAAAACTATCAATCGCCCTCTTTTGAGAATCAAATTCCATTTTCACCCCCGCCTTATCCACAAAGCCAACAAGGCGCGCAGGATTCCCAACCACAAGCCCAAATGCAGGCACATCTTTTGTCACCACACTTCCCGCGCCAATGAGCGCATACGCGCCAATGCTAACCCCGCATACAATAGTCGCATTTGCACCAATACTCGCACCTTGTTTAATGAGTGTGGTGCGAAACTCATTTTTGCGCGAGAGAAAAGCGCGCGGATTTTTGACATTTGTAAAAACCACGCTAGGCGCGATAAACACACTATTTTCCACCACCACACCGCTAAAAAGACTCACATTATTTTGGATTTTCACATTTTCCCCAACACTCACATTTTCCCCAATCATACAATTTTGCCCGATTGTGCAGTTCTTGCCGATTCTAGCACTCGCAAAAATATGACAAAAATGCCAAATCTTGCAACCCTCCCCAATAATCGCGCCTGTGTCAATCACTGCGCTTTTATGCGCGAAATACGCCATTATGCACCATTCATATTTTCGCACAACGGGTGGATTCGCCCCTCTTTGCTAAGAGGGATTGAGCGCAAGGTTTCAACTATTTCAATGCTAGGAATGCTAGATTCTATCCCAAAGCCCTTACCTTGCAGAATCTGGCGGTAACTTTGCGTGTGTAAATCTTCAAATCCGCCACTGAAATCAACTTCTTCAGAATCCACACGCATACAGCGATAAGTGCGCGCAGGGCTATTTTGTGGCAAAAATTTGCTAGAGATTGAGAGAAACCATGAGATTTGCGCGTGCTTGCATTGCAGAAATCCACTCATTGTTTCCATACTTTTATAATGCAAAATATTTTTTTCCACCGCGCCAAAAATATACTGCAACATATCAAAAAAATGTATGCCAATATTGCACGCTAGCCCTCCGCTTTTTGCCTCATCTCCTTTCCAAGAAGCAAAAAACCAGCTCCCGCGCGCGGTGATGTAAGTAAGCTCAACATCAAAAATACGCGCGCCATCTTGGGCTAGGATAGAATCTACGCGTTTTTTTAGCGCAATAATATTTGGGTGTAGGCGCAGTTGCAAAATACTCCAAATTTTTCTATTAGAATTTTTTTCTAACGCGAGCAATTCTCTTGCATCTTGCGCGTTTAATACGAGTGGTTTTTCACAAATTGCATTCACTCCGTATCGCAAAGCAAACTTGCAATGGCTTTTATGTAAAAAATTTGGCGTAGCGATACTAAGATAATCAAGGGGCTGACTTTGCAAAAAAGTACTAAAAGATTCCAAACTAAGAAAAAAGCGTGTATCAGGAAAATAGCTATCTAAGATCCCCACGCAGTCATTTCTATCAATAGCTGCTAGGAGGATGTTGCTCGTCTGCTTGATAGCTTGAAGATGGCGCTTTGCTACAAAGCCCGCTACGCCCAGTAAGCCAAACGCATACATTCAAGCACTCTTTTTAATCTTAAATTTAACCCTACTTTACCTCATAATAAAAAACTTGCTCACCCATATCGGTTTTAACCTTTAACATATCGCGATTTGCATCAGTGCGGGAATTATAAGGTCCGATAAGATATTTTGTAGCATTTTGCATATTATAAACGCGATAGCTGTAATTCTCTAACTTACTTAAAAACTCCTTGTTTGGCGTATTTGAGAATGAACCAACTTGTATATAATGCCCTTTTTGCGCATTTTGCCCATTTTTGCTTTTATCAATTGTTTGTGATGGGAAAGTTTGGGCAATTCCGGGCACATTTTGCGCTGTATCTTGCCCCGGACGCGCTGGTTGTGTTGCTGGTTTTGACGTAGCCACCGGCTTTGGTGCAGGTGCAACTTGTGCTTGGCGCGGTTGTGTGGTTTGTGTTTGTGGCGTTGGTTTTGGTGCAGACACTTGTGTTGGCTCTGGCTGCACGGGTGCTGGCGTAGGCAATACTTGTGGTGTTTGTGTGGGCTCTGTGTTTTGTGCAAGTGCAGGATTTTGCTCGCTTTGTCTTCTTTGGATTTGCTGTACAATTTGCCCAAACCTATCATCTTCATCAGTCGTGCTTTGTGGTTTGATAGGTTCAAACCCATCGGGATTTTCTTGTGTTGGTGTGCTTGCCGGCTTATCTGCAAACGCCACAAGATCTTTTTGTAAGCCACCCTGTGTGGCAGTGCTTTGCTCTAGTCCTTTTTGCACTTTATCTTCGTTCAAACTCGCAATCACAGCAATTACAAGGATTGCAAAAAGCAACACCGCCGCAACTACCAAAAGAATAATCTTTTTACTACGATTTTGGTCTTGCGCCCTTTCATCGATTAAAATATCATTGAATTCTCTTCTATCTTCCATCTTTTCTCCTTAAAGAGTTTCCCTTGAAATTCCTAAATTTTTAAGCAAAAACCTTGCCACAATCACCTAAGCTACATATACTTGGACCACGACGCCCCGCGCTCTTTTGCAAAGACATCATAAGGCAGTGCGAGAATATTAAAAGTCGGCGGGAAAGTATCATTTGGAAAAACCTTCCACTCTAGCGGACAGCTTTGAGAAAGTTTCATTGAAAGCGTCTTAGCCAATCTCTTGCCTTCTCCTAACTCCGTATGTCCCTTGTGAATATACAAATGTAAATGTCCGGGCGTTTTGGTCTTGTAGGCAGTAAAGTTAATAAAACCTTCCTCACGCAATAAAAGTTGTGCCCTATGATAGAATCTCTCCGGATTGCGCCCATTGTAGTCAAAAACGATATTTTCAACCTTTGAATTTTTCAAAATAAGCGAATGCGCGATGATGATTTTTTTATCCCAATGCTCGTGGATAAGCGATGAAGTCAACATAGAATCTACGCGCTTAAACTTGTCATAAAGGATTCTAGCCGAATAAACAACCTTTTGACCGATACCGGGCTGCTTAAGGTAGTAATGCGAGGTGTCCATCTTTATCAGCTTCAAATCCATCTCTGTCATAGTGCCGTCCTTTTAGATTTTCTTTTTTAAATTAAATCCTAATAAATCGCTCTATCGTAAATAATAAAATCTTTCCCCATCTCCTTAACTTCCTGCGCTATGCGCTCTTGCAAAGAAGTATTTGTAATATCATCTAAAATATCCGCGATTTTTCCACCAATCCATTGAAACTCTTTTTCTTTCATACCACGAGCGGTGAGAGCCGGTGAGCCGATGCGCACACCACTTGTTACAAAAGGCGAACGCGTTTCACCCGGGACTGTATTTTTATTTACCGTTATACTCGCATTTCCAAGTGCTAAATCCGCGTCTTTGCCGCTAAAATCCTTATCAAGAAAACTCATCAAAATAAGATGATTATCACTTCCCCCACTCACAAGCTTATAGCCGCGTGAAACAAGCACTTTAGCAAGCTCAGAGATATTAAGCTTCACTTGTTTTGCGTAAGTTTTCCACTCAGGCTTGAGATTTTCTAAAAATCCTGTTGCTTTGCCCGCGATAACATGCATCAAAGGTCCGCCCTGCACGCCGGGGAATACTGCCTTATTAATCTTTGTGCTTAACTCCTCATCATTTGTCATAATCATACCACCTCTTGGTCCGCGCAAAGTCTTATGCGTGGTGGTGGTAACAATATGGCAGTGTGGGAATGGATTTGGATATTCTCCTGCAACGACAAGCCCCGCTACATGCGCAATATCACCCATCAACAGCGCCCCCACAGAATCTGCAATCTCACGCAATCTCTTAAAATCAAGTGCGCGTGTATAGGCTGAAAATCCACATACCAAAATCTTTGGTTTCACCACCTGCGCGTATTCCATAACCTTATCATAATTAATATACCCATCAAGCTCCACACCATAAAAAAAGCTTTGGTATAACTGCCCGCTTGTGCTTACCTTCGCGCCGTGTGTCAAATGCCCACCATGGCTTAAATCCATACCTAAAATTTTGTCATAAGGCTTCAAAAGTGCCGCATACACCGCGCCATTTGCTTGTGAGCCAGAATGTGGTTGGACATTAACAAATTCACAACCAAAGAGTTCTTTTGCCCTCTTAATTGCAAGATTCTCAATCTCATCGACAAACTCACAACCTCCATAATAACGCTTGCCCGGATAGCCTTCAGCGTATTTGTTTGTCAGTACGCTCCCCATTGCTTCCATAACGCTTGGAAAAGTAAAATTCTCGCTTGCAATCATCTCTAAATGTGTATTTTGACGCTCTAACTCTTTATTAATAAGTGAAAAAAGCTCAGAATCTCGCTCTAAAAAATACGCCATTTTCTCTCCCTTAAATGTAATATTGTGTTGAATATTTGGTTTTATTCCTTGTTTTCTAGTATATCATAATTTCCTTTATGTGGCTTAAGGGCAGGGAATAAAATCACATCTTTAATGCTCTTATTGTTTGTCAAAAGCATCACAAGTCTATCAATACCTATGCCCTCTCCAGCCGTTGGTGGCATACCATAGCCAAGCGCCCAAAGGAAATCCTCGTCCATATATTGCGCCTCTTCATCGCCTGCATCTTTTTGCGCCACCTGCTCTTCAAAGCGCGCCTTTTGATCTAGTGGGTCATTTAGTTCATTAAAGCCATTTGCAATCTCGCGCCCACCGATAAAAAGCTCAAAACGCTCGGCAATATCAGGATTTGTCTCACTTCGGCGCGCAAGCGGGCTAATCTCTATGGGGTATTCCACAATAAAAGTTGGATTAATAAGCTTAGATTCTACAAAGTTCCCAAACGCTTCATCAAGCAATTTTCCATAGCTTAGATTTGGTGCGAGTTTGATGCCAGATGCGCGCAGGTGAGATTCCAAACGCTCTTTATTTTCAATAATTTCAGAATCTAGTCCGCCAATTTTTTGTAAAGATTGGTTATAACTAAGAATCTCCCATTTGCTAAAATCAATTTCCATCTCGCCAAAATTAAGCACAGATGGCAATTCCAACCGCTCAAATAAAAAGGCAAAAAGCTCTTTTGTAAGCGTGATTAAATCCGAAAAAGTATGATACGCCCAATAAAACTCAATGCTACTAAACTCAGGGTTATGAGAATGGTCAATGCCTTCATTGCGGAAATTACGGTTAATCTCATAAATCGCCTCAAAACCACCAACAATCAGACGCTTCAAATACAATTCCGGCGCGATACGCAAATAACGCTCGACATTAAGTGCATTATGATGTGTTGCAAATGGCTTTGCATTCGCACCACCGGGAATTGGATGAAGCATGGGCGTCTCAACTTCTAGGAATCCTAAATTATCAAAAAATTCTCGAATAGAAGCGATAATCTTAGAACGTAAAATAAAAGTTTTCTTCACATTATCATTTACAATCAAATCCACATAACGCTGGCGGTAGCGCAATTCCACATCGCTTAAGCCGTGAAATTTTTCAGGCAGAGGAATGATGGCTTTACAAAGGATTCTAAAATCTTGCGCGTGGATACTTAGCTCGCCACTTTTGGTAACAAATGCAAATCCGCTCACACCGATAATATCCCCAACTTCCAAAATCTTTTTTATCTCTTCAAAGCGCTCACCCACATCATTTTTACTAATATAAGCCTGCAAAATCCCACTTTGATCCTCAATCTTAATAAAGCAAGCCTTCCCCATAAGGCGGATAAAGCGCACGCGCCCAACAATAGATTCTGCAAGAGAATGTTTAGAGCCTGCAGATTCTAAGTTGCTTGCTTGCGTATCTGCTTGCAGAGTAGAATCCTGCGCGCAAAGATAGCCGTATTTTTCTAAAAATTCTTTATTACTTAGCGAGCGCTTGGCATTCGTGCCATATGGATTTTGTCCAGATTCTGAAAGAAGCGTGGCTTTCTTAAGTCGTTGTTGGATATAAAAATTTGAAAACATTGCTTTTCCTTGATTTCCTTAATTTCTGCTAATATTCCTAACTTCTTTTTTCAAACTTCTCCCAGATTTAGGGATGATTTTGTTATGATAAAACTGCGCTAGTTTTTGCCCTGCACGGCGTTACCTGCGGATTCTATAGTTTGGGCTACAATTTTAAAATCCGTAATATCGCGCGCGAGATTCTGCATTAATCGATACACAAAGCTCTCTTTCTGTGCCTTTTGAGCGAAATTTTGCAAGAATGAAATTTGCGCAAGAAAAAAGACAATAATCGCAAGTAGCGCAAATGATTTACAGAATCCAAAAATAAGCCCAAGCGCCTTATCTAAGCGCTCTGCAAGCGTGTTTTGCACCCACCTTGCGATAATCTCACTCAATAGCATAAAAAGCAAATACACAATTGTCGCCACCACCAAAAACGCGATAATCGTATTTATCTGGGGGGAAAAATTAAAGACATGCGCACTTAACATATTGCTTGTCTGCGTATAAAAGCGCGCTGCTAAAAAAACACCAAGAAGCAATCCTAACAAACCACCAAAACTACGCACAAAACCTTCGTTGATACTTTTCACGCTCAAAAGTGCGCTTAAAAGAAGTAAGCAAACATCAATATAGCTTAGTTGCTCCATTGTTTTCCTAAGATGTTGGGATTCTTTTATTTTTGTGCCGTTGAAAGCGCGATTTTAGCTAAGGTAAGCTTAAAATGAAGTAAGGCTCTTGCTTAAAATTCAATTACCCTCACGCAAGCAAGCCACAGAATCTGCTCCACTATGTTGAAACACCTTGCGTTTATTTTGAAATTTCAGCAAGTAAATCTTCTAGCACTTTTTTGCTTACTTGTGCAAAAATTGGGGCAAACTCCTTGCCCTCAATGAGTGCTTCTTGCGTGATTATGCCGTTTTTTAGCGGACGTAAATCTTTTGTATCAATAAGTTCAAAGTGTAGTGCTATCGCAGCATATTGTTCGCTACCTTTTTGCACGATAAGGATTCTATCAATGTGGATTTTTAGTGTGTAGGCAAGCTTTGCACTACCAAATGGCGCGCGCGCAACGTTGAATCCTTGTGCATTCATCATTCCCACAAGGCTTGAGGAAAGCATATCACGCGGTTTTGTCGCCCATTGCATATTTGGCAGGGCTTTAAGCTGTAAGCTTTGAGAATCAAGCTTAAAAATATCCGTGCTATCATATGGCATACTCGATGCGAAGATGATTCCATAAGTTTGAGCGGATTTATTTTTTGCAGATTCTAACTCATTACCAAAGCTAATATCAAAAAAGCTAATTTCTGGAATCTCTGTCTTTATATCCACGCTCACGCAGGCGCCTAGCATAAATACCAGCACTAAAATACCAAAAAATTTTTTCATGTAGTTTCCTTTGATTCTTAAAGATTATTTCGCTGGCTTTTGTCTGCCAAATATGCTGTCATAGGGGTTTTTCTC from Helicobacter himalayensis harbors:
- a CDS encoding nucleotide sugar dehydrogenase yields the protein MAWWSSLANIAVLGLGYVGYPLARAFAKSHFVIAFDIDKKRIKELQSGFERNTNTSFLQDKNLHFTHNPQELKKAEVFIIAVPTPIHKDKSPNLSFLFHASELVGKVLKKNDLVVFESTTYPFCTSGECAQILRENTTLKEGRDFFIAYSPERINPADSKHTLENTTKLIATNTKAVQKRLKNLYESVTDTYLAPSIEVAEMAKLIENAQRDLNIAFINEVAIMCDRLGLSASEVLNAAKTKWNFLPFNPGLVGGHCISVDPYYLAFILKRFSYKSKILDSARNVNNAMSKFLAQKITHLSKELDFPKNARVLILGLSFKENCPDMRNSKIPTLRKKLKKNGFKVKVYDPLIDRESAKAMFGFSTLKSVEGKKFDIIMLINAHNEFLKFDIRDLLKDSQKNIVFDLKNVLSYATHRL
- a CDS encoding acyltransferase, yielding MAYFAHKSAVIDTGAIIGEGCKIWHFCHIFASARIGKNCTIGQNCMIGENVSVGENVKIQNNVSLFSGVVVENSVFIAPSVVFTNVKNPRAFLSRKNEFRTTLIKQGASIGANATIVCGVSIGAYALIGAGSVVTKDVPAFGLVVGNPARLVGFVDKAGVKMEFDSQKRAIDSFDKSIYELRNGVVVELG
- a CDS encoding Gfo/Idh/MocA family oxidoreductase translates to MYAFGLLGVAGFVAKRHLQAIKQTSNILLAAIDRNDCVGILDSYFPDTRFFLSLESFSTFLQSQPLDYLSIATPNFLHKSHCKFALRYGVNAICEKPLVLNAQDARELLALEKNSNRKIWSILQLRLHPNIIALKKRVDSILAQDGARIFDVELTYITARGSWFFASWKGDEAKSGGLACNIGIHFFDMLQYIFGAVEKNILHYKSMETMSGFLQCKHAQISWFLSISSKFLPQNSPARTYRCMRVDSEEVDFSGGFEDLHTQSYRQILQGKGFGIESSIPSIEIVETLRSIPLSKEGRIHPLCENMNGA
- a CDS encoding SPOR domain-containing protein is translated as MEDRREFNDILIDERAQDQNRSKKIILLVVAAVLLFAILVIAVIASLNEDKVQKGLEQSTATQGGLQKDLVAFADKPASTPTQENPDGFEPIKPQSTTDEDDRFGQIVQQIQRRQSEQNPALAQNTEPTQTPQVLPTPAPVQPEPTQVSAPKPTPQTQTTQPRQAQVAPAPKPVATSKPATQPARPGQDTAQNVPGIAQTFPSQTIDKSKNGQNAQKGHYIQVGSFSNTPNKEFLSKLENYSYRVYNMQNATKYLIGPYNSRTDANRDMLKVKTDMGEQVFYYEVK
- a CDS encoding DUF1882 domain-containing protein; translated protein: MTEMDLKLIKMDTSHYYLKQPGIGQKVVYSARILYDKFKRVDSMLTSSLIHEHWDKKIIIAHSLILKNSKVENIVFDYNGRNPERFYHRAQLLLREEGFINFTAYKTKTPGHLHLYIHKGHTELGEGKRLAKTLSMKLSQSCPLEWKVFPNDTFPPTFNILALPYDVFAKERGASWSKYM
- a CDS encoding serine hydroxymethyltransferase — translated: MAYFLERDSELFSLINKELERQNTHLEMIASENFTFPSVMEAMGSVLTNKYAEGYPGKRYYGGCEFVDEIENLAIKRAKELFGCEFVNVQPHSGSQANGAVYAALLKPYDKILGMDLSHGGHLTHGAKVSTSGQLYQSFFYGVELDGYINYDKVMEYAQVVKPKILVCGFSAYTRALDFKRLREIADSVGALLMGDIAHVAGLVVAGEYPNPFPHCHIVTTTTHKTLRGPRGGMIMTNDEELSTKINKAVFPGVQGGPLMHVIAGKATGFLENLKPEWKTYAKQVKLNISELAKVLVSRGYKLVSGGSDNHLILMSFLDKDFSGKDADLALGNASITVNKNTVPGETRSPFVTSGVRIGSPALTARGMKEKEFQWIGGKIADILDDITNTSLQERIAQEVKEMGKDFIIYDRAIY
- the lysS gene encoding lysine--tRNA ligase gives rise to the protein MFSNFYIQQRLKKATLLSESGQNPYGTNAKRSLSNKEFLEKYGYLCAQDSTLQADTQASNLESAGSKHSLAESIVGRVRFIRLMGKACFIKIEDQSGILQAYISKNDVGERFEEIKKILEVGDIIGVSGFAFVTKSGELSIHAQDFRILCKAIIPLPEKFHGLSDVELRYRQRYVDLIVNDNVKKTFILRSKIIASIREFFDNLGFLEVETPMLHPIPGGANAKPFATHHNALNVERYLRIAPELYLKRLIVGGFEAIYEINRNFRNEGIDHSHNPEFSSIEFYWAYHTFSDLITLTKELFAFLFERLELPSVLNFGEMEIDFSKWEILSYNQSLQKIGGLDSEIIENKERLESHLRASGIKLAPNLSYGKLLDEAFGNFVESKLINPTFIVEYPIEISPLARRSETNPDIAERFELFIGGREIANGFNELNDPLDQKARFEEQVAQKDAGDEEAQYMDEDFLWALGYGMPPTAGEGIGIDRLVMLLTNNKSIKDVILFPALKPHKGNYDILENKE
- a CDS encoding CvpA family protein, giving the protein MEQLSYIDVCLLLLSALLSVKSINEGFVRSFGGLLGLLLGVFLAARFYTQTSNMLSAHVFNFSPQINTIIAFLVVATIVYLLFMLLSEIIARWVQNTLAERLDKALGLIFGFCKSFALLAIIVFFLAQISFLQNFAQKAQKESFVYRLMQNLARDITDFKIVAQTIESAGNAVQGKN